DNA sequence from the bacterium genome:
GAATTGAGCAGTATGTTGAGGACAGCCTGTTTGAGAAGCTCACGATCAGCTTGAATCTCCAGCCGCAAATCCGTGGATTCCAGCAGAAGCTCTATTCCTTTTTGTTTGGCCAAGGGCTCCACGAACTGGAAACACTCCCTCAACAACTCCATGGGATCCAGACTTTGGAGGCTGGCCCTGAGGGGCCTGGCAAGATTGAGCAGATTGCAGAGAAGCCGGTCCACGGACTTAATGGCTCCCTTGATCTGCTCCATCATCCTGATACGCTCCTCAGCAGATTGCTCCTCGGCCATGAGAGAGGCAAAGAGCTGGACACTGCCCAGAGGATTTCTCACCTCATGGGCTATGGAGGCGGCCATCTCACCCATGGCAGCCAGTCTCTGTCTTCTGGCCATATCTTCTTCCATGGCCTTGAACTCAGTTAAATCCTCCAGGGTTAGAAGCCCCCCCAGCTGTTTACCTGCTCCGTCCTTCAGAGGAACCCCGTGGAACCTGATCCATGGTCTGTTGTCCCCGATCTTGGCTCTTAGCCTCTGCTCCAGATAACAGGATTTGCCGCAACTCACACAGCTCAGCAGTCGATGCAGGAGGTTTTCTGGAAGCGAGCTTCTTAGGAACCCCTCAATGGATCCATCCCCCTCCCATGCCTCTCTTTCCAGGAGCCTAAGGGCAGTACCATTGACCCTCACGAGCCTGCCATGGAGATCCCATACCAAAACCCCCACTGGCAGCCCCTCCAGTATGCGCACAAGCAGTTCCTGAAGCCTCTCTCTTTCCTGAAGGCTTGCCTCCAAGGCCTTGTTTCTGGCCTCCAGAGCTTTATCCAGGTCATGAATTCGTTTTTCCAAAGACCTGTAGGCCAGGATCAGGTTCTGGCTGGAGCGCTCCCATCTGGCAGCCAAGTTCCACCATTGGGAGCTGCTGCCCCCAAGCTCTGAATCCCTTTTCTGGGCAGATGCCAAAGCCTTTTCTCCTTGTGCGTTCATGAAGCACCCTTTCTGGATGAACTTGTCCCCAAGCTCTGCCTCTGTTTCAAATCCTCCACCAGCACCCTCCAGGGACTCCCTGGCGGTTCTTTTGTAAGCCGCTCCAGATAAGGCAAAGAATTTTCTTGGGATTCATCTGCGGCCCTGAGCTGGAGTATGCGCAAGGCAGCCCATTTCTCGGTATCAGCCCACTGGGGACGACCTGCCACCTTCTCATACCATCTCAAAGCTTCTTTCTCTTTTCCGGCACAGCTAAGCAGATCCCCCATCAGGACCTGCACTTCGGCCAGAGAAACGCTCTGATGGCCTTCCATGGATTCCACCACCGGCTTGAGGAGTTGGACAGCAGGAGCACAAAGTTTCATCTCCAATGACAAGAGCCCCAAAGACTTGCAAGACTCCGGTGTTGGCATTCCCGAAGAGACCTCCTCCAGAAAACGGGCTGCCACCTGAAAGCCCCTGGGAGAGGAGATCTTGCCCGCCCATTCCAATATTGCGGCCTCTGTAGCCTTGGAAGAGCCCCAGGATGGCTCTTGACGAAGCACCCTGAAGGCCTCTTCCAACCGACCCACCCCAAGGTGGCAGCGTATCAAACCCATTGCTGCTTCCTGCGCCTTTGTGCCCGGGCCCACAAGCACCCTGACCCTGGTGTAAAGATCTGCGGCTGTAGAGAAGAAACCAAGTCTTTCATGCAGCCTGGCAGCCTTGAGCAGGAGGGCCGGGTCATTCCGCACCCCTGGAATCCTCTCAGCCATCCAATGAAAAGCCTCCATGGCCACTTCGACTCTTCCCATTTCCATGGCCTGGGCCACCAAGGTTGTGCCTGTCTTCCAGAGGGCTTTGCGCAATTCAGGCCAGATGTAATCTTCCTGCAGGCCCCTGTTGAAACTCTCAAGTATTTCCCAGGCCTCCAGGCTCCTGCCGGAGCCTGACCAGCATTCCACCAGGTCCCCCAAGGCCAGTTGAAGATCCCTGTCCCCGGGCTCCTGATTGAAGATCAGCTTCTTGATGCTCTCCGGGTCCTCCAGCCCCAGGCTGAGTCTGAAGAGGCCAGGGTGCCCAATGCAGGGCGAGGCTGCACTCATGAGTATCAAACCAGCAATTTCCCTCTCACGGCTCTTTTGCTCTGTGTCCAGGAGTTTGTTTAGGAGTAGACTCGACTGGAAAAACTTGTTTTGTAGCTTCATGGCTCTTGCCAGGATCAGGGTCCAGGAACGAGCCCTGGGATGCTCAGGATAGAGACCCAGTGCGGTCATGGACATCCATGAGGCCTCCTTGGCGTCTGCTCTGTCCAAGGCGATCCTTGCCATGTTTTCCAGGCTTTCAGGAGGCATGGAATCCAAAGGGGGGTTTAGCTTAAGAGCCCTCTGGTACCAAAGAGTTGCTTCTTTGTGCTCTCCCAGGTGGTAAAGGGAATCCCCGCACCTGAACAAGGCCCAGGATATATCCCTTTTTCCTTCCAGCTCCTGGATCAACACACGGCACAGCTCCAAAGCCTGCTCCAACTCCCGACTCTGGAAGAGGCTCTCTGCCAGAGCAGCCCTGGCAGCCCTGGCGAGGGAGCCTTGAGGTACCTTTCTCAAGAGCCTAGACCAGTATGCCGAGGCCTCCTGGAAATGCCTCATCCGATGGTATGCCTCTGCCACATGCCACAAGGCCTCGGATTCCCACGGAGGCTCCTCGCTCCTGGCCAGCTCATCCAGAAAGGCCTGGATGGCCTTGTGGAACCTGCGGGTCAGGATCCCTTCCTGGAATTCCTTGTGGGCTGATTCTAGAGAGTTGCTCAGGTCCATTCCCAGAGTGTTCCATCCCGATTTGTGCTTGCCCAAAAACCAGGGAAAAAGCGGAAGCTGATACTCCTCCAATCCCTGACTGCCAAAACTCTGACCCCAAGAATCAGCCGAACACGTGGCCATGATGAGCAATGAAATTAGGAGTGATTTAAACTTGGCTGATCTCACTTCAATGGCCTCTTGCCCAATAGGCACATCTTGACTCGCCTGGAAATGGAGTCCTTCAAAAGCCCCGGAGCCCAACTATTGTCTTTGGAGGGCTGTTTTCCTCCTGGGACGCATCTTTCGCCTGCTTCCTCACCGAAGATGAGGCCAAAGGCCAAGCCGGCTCCTGGAAGCCACGTCACCCCTCTGGCTCAAAGCAATCCTCATGCCAGAGAAAAGAAGACCTCCTCATCTCCCAGAGCATGGCCTCTCGGGGCGCAAGCTCAAGATCTAGACCTCTGGGAAAATCCACTTGGCAAGGACCTTACTCAACTTGAGTCCTTTGGCCTCTTTTGTGGGATGAAAACCCTGATTAGCCCTTTGTGGGGGATGAGACAAACATGCATGTCAGGCTGCTGATGTACTCCCGGGCGTGAAAGAAGGGGGCAGCGCAGGCAACAAAGAAGTGGTGACAGTCTGTGTCACAAAGTGGACTCTGAGGGGCTCGGCTGATCCCCAAAGACTATGTTGTTTCTTTTCATCTTCTGTATGAGTGTGGTGCGCTTCATGCCCAATAGGCGGGCGGCCTCTTTCTTGACTCCTCCTGTCCTTCTTAGGGCCTGGAGAATGAGTTCCTTCTCTAGTCTGTGCACGGCTGCATCCAATTGAATACCCCCTTCGGGCAGAAGGATGCGGCCCAGCTCTTCCTGGGAACCCGCTCCCTGGAGTTTTTCCGGGAGGTCCTCCAGGTCTATGACACCGGTCCTCTTTAGGACCACCAGTCTTTCCATCAAGTTTTCAAGTTCTCTCACATTGCCTGGCCAGCCGTATTGCACCAGGGCATCCATGGCCCTAGGCGTTATGCTTTTCACTTCTCTGTTTTTCTGCCTGTTGAAATTCTCCAGGAAGTACTCGGCCAGCAGAGGGATATCTTCCTTGCGATCCCTGAGGGGAGGAATCTGAATGGGGATAACGCTTAGTCTGTAATAGAGATCCTCCCTGAACTTCCCCTCTTGTATGGAGGCTTCCAGGTCTTTATTTGTGGCAGCGATGATCCTGACATCCACCTCTATGGACTTGATGCCGCCAAGGCGTTCGAAAGATCTCTCCTGTAAGACCCTCAAGAGCTTCACCTGAAGTTGAGGGCTCATCTCCCCCACTTCATCCAGAAACAGGGTACCTCCGTTTGCCAGCTCAAAACGGCCCACCTTTGTCTTGTGAGCGCCTGTGAAGGCGCCCTTTTCATATCCGAAGAGCTCACTTTCCAGCAGATCCCCTGGAATGGCTGCACAGTTTATGGGTACCAGGGGCTTGTCCATGCGGTTGCTTCTGTAATGAATGGCCCTGGCCACCAATTCCTTGCCGGTGCCGCTTTCTCCGAAGATAAGCACAGTACTGTCCGAGTCCGCCACCTTTTCTATGAGATCCAGAATGCTCCTCATGGATTCGCTGTGTCCGATGAGGTTCTGGGGGCTGAAGCGCCGCTGTATTTCCTGGCGGTACTGGCGGTTCTCCATATGGAGTCTTTGGTACTCTCTGGCCCTTTCCAGAACCAGCTGTAGCTCCTCGAAGTTGACCGGTTTCAAGAGGTATTCGAAGACCCCCAGGCGCATGGCCTGTATGGCATTTTGTATTGTTCCGTACCCGGTCATCAAAATTCCCAGAGTCTGAGGTGAGCGAGGTTGAATGGCACGCAGGATCTCCATCCCGTCTGTACCAGGGAGTTTCAGGTCTGTGAGCACCAGATCAAAGTGGCCTTCAGAAAGCAAATCAAGGGCGTCAGGGCCGTTGGAAGCCTCTCTTACCTCGTATCCCAGCCCAAGCAGGAACTGGCTGAAAGCAGAACGGGCCGAACTGTCATCTTCTGCCAGTAGGATCCTACCCTTCTCAGCCATTTGTGTTGATGCCTCCAACCAACATTACATGCCTAGGCCCATGACCCTGGCCGACCGTGAGCAATTATCTGCCGAGTCATAAGGGTTGTCAACGGTGTGACGCAGGCTGCAATGGCTTTTTTTCCAAGGTCTTATTGGTCTTATGCTCCCAACAATACACAAAGGCTAAAGTCTGGCTGGATCGGATCCGATAAGAAACTGCAGGGCGAGGTGGCTTTTGCCCAGAAGTAGCACGGGGCACCTGCAACCAGGAGCTTGGGTTTGACTCAAGATATGTGGGTGACCTCCGATAATCATATTTGGTGTGGCTTTTTGCCCATGCCGGCTCATCCGGCTCGAGGCCTTACATTGAGAACCCAGGCCATCTTCGCGAGCTACAAGTTCTTGAAAAACCCGGAAGATGCAGGCAAACCGGGGACTGGGAAAGGACACCATTTAGGATCCGGGGTACTGCACAAGGAGACACCAAGCCCCGGCCTATGGTCAGTGATGAGTACATGGGCCTAGCCCCCTTGGAGAACAGATGCTGGCGGCCGTAGGTATAGGCATTGTACTGGTGGCTGTGTTGGGTGGGTTCCTGATGGAAAAAGGGAACCTGAGCGTCTTGATCCAGCCTGCAGAATTGCTCATAATTTTTGGTTCAGCCGCTGGTTCCCTCGTCATTTCCTCCCACGGCAAGATGCTGGGAATGATAGCCGGGAATCTGGCAAGAATCTTTTCCGCATCGGCCACCAGCAGGGAGACTTATCTGGAGCTTCTGCTCCTGCTCTACCAACTGTTCACCAAGGTTCGAAAACAGGGGCTCTTGTCCATCGAGGCAGATGTGGAGGATCCTGCCAAGAGCGAGGTGTTTTCACGTTTTCCCAAGATAATGGCTGATAAGACAGCACTGGAGTTTATCTGCGACAATTTCAGGGTCATAGTCTCAACCAACATGCCCCCCCACGAACTGGACTCCTTGCTGGATATAGATATCGAGGCCCAGCAACATGAAGCCATGCTTCCCTCTTCTGCGGTGGCCAAGGTGGCAGACGCTCTACCAGGCTTGGGAATAGTAGCCGCAGTCCTTGGAGTGGTCCTGACCATGGGCAAGATAAGCGAACCTCCTGAGGTGCTGGGTCACAGCATCGGAGCAGCCCTGGTGGGAACCTTCCTGGGGGTTCTTTCATGCTATGGTTTCGTGGGCCCTTTGGCCACGCGCCTGGAACACCTAGCCAAAGACGGGGAGACAAAGCTTCAGGTCATAAAAACGGCTTTGGTGGCGTTTCTTGGAGATGCAGCACCCAGGATAGCTGTGGAGTCAGGTAGAAGGGCCATCCCCAATGGGGAAAGACCCAGTTTTCTGGAACTGGAGGAAGCCATAAAGCAGTGGAAGCAAAAAACATAATCATTAAAAAAGGCAGAAAAAAAGGCCATGGCTCGGGCCACGGCGGCTCCTGGAAAGTGGCCTATGCAGACTTTGTCACAGCCATGATGGCCTTTTTTTTGTTGCTTTGGCTCATAACCATGGTGGAGCCCGAAAAGAGGGCCAGGGTCTCCAATTATTTCAAGAAGTTCTCCATCTTTGAAAAGAGCGGGGAGTCACATTTTGATACAAGCGCTCGCAAAGACCTTGCAGACGTGATGAATGAGAAGACCGCCAAACCCTCTGAAAGATCGCAGCCCGGCTCTGTCCGTGAAGGAAAACGTCTTCTCAACCCGGAAGATTTCAAGGAAAAACTCAAGAAGGAGATAGAAACTCGTCTTTCAGACGTGAAGGACCAGGTGCTGGTGGAGACATTTGAAGGGGGTGTCAGAATCCAGATGATGGACAAAGATGGCAACCCCATGTTTGCCATAGGCAAGTCCGAACTCACACAGGATGCCAGGAGGATCTTGAAAGTAATAACCGACAGCCTCAAGGAAAATGAAAACCCTGTGGCCATAGAGGGGCACACGGATGCTTTCAGCTATCCCACCAACCGCTACACAAACTGGGAGCTCTCCACAGAGAGAGCCTCGGCAGCCAGAAAGGAAATGGAGGCTTATGGTCTGCCCCAGGAAAGGCTCATCAGGGTGGCTGGATTTGCAGCAACGGATCCCCTCATCAAAGACAATCCATATGACCCCAGAAACAGAAGGATAAGTGTCTTGCTCTATACCCAAAACGGCTCTCCGACTGCTCCCCCTTCCCAACCAACGGCCTATGCCAGGCCACCTGGCTGAGAATTGCTTTGATGCCCGCTTTGGGCGGGCTTGGGGTAGACTCAACGCAGCATTCCCCCTTTTGTCCTCACTCTTTTTCTAATGGAAGAGCCCTCTTTTGCATCAGCCCTGAGCTGTGACTCAAGGAAATAGAAAGGGCCAACCCCGCACAAGGGTACTCATGAGCATGGGCAAGGCTCGATCAGCCTGACCGAGATCCTCCATCCGGCCTGCCGGCTGGGCCACTCCGTACTCTACATCAAGACTTGGCGCCTTTTTGCTGATCTCGCTTGTGGACGTGCCGATGGCATCTCCCAGAGCTGTTTGCGCACACACCTAAAACCAGACTCGTTGCTGCTCCATGACCTGGCCATGAAGGATTTGAGCCTCCAGCAAGCAGATCACATCTATGATCTCCATCGATGATGGAAACAAAGCAGGCCCCGTGATGGTGGCCACCAATTGCGAGCGCCCAGGACTGATTCCCTGTTTTCCAACCCGGTATTTTCCGAGGGGGTCCTGGGTCGCCTGATCAACAAAGCCCATCATATAATCATCAACGCAAGAGCTACAGGCCCTGTCTGCTACCGGAGAGAGTGCACAACCCCCAAGTCGACCCGTCGCAGACGCAAACCATAAGTGGGCTCCCAAAGGTATGAGGGATGCCCTTTGGGCGCTGGGAAGGGGCTTCGGTTGCGCTTGCATCCCCCCTTCCCCAGCCCCTAAAACCCTCAAAAAGAGAGGTAATTGCCTTCTCAGGAAACCCGAGGTTGCCCACAGGATACAGGGTGTGTAAAATCCCACTCCAGGCAGCCTCAGAAGTGGTCAGTATCCAGGGAAAACCCTTGGGTCATATGTGTGACATTTGAAAGAAACGGCCGGCCAATGAGTGAGCAGCGATCCTTGCGTGAAGGCCAGTTGCTTATCGGCCCTCTCTTCAACGAGCCGATGCGCGTGGAGACCGTGCAGGACAACGGGAATGGAACCTGGGTTGTCGGTCTCGTGGGCACGCAGAGCGAGCGATTCCGCAAGGTGACGTTAACCGCTCAGGAGCTTGCGAACCTTACCATTCTCGACACTGGTTTCAGCTACGACGGGGATGGGCGTCTCCTTCGGCTGGGCCTTCAGGCATATTCCCTTGGCATCGCTTGGGAGTTCGACCCCTATTTTGGTCTCTCTGTTTCGCGTGTGGACCCACTGCCACACCAGCTTGAGGCCGTCTATGATTACCTGCTGAAGCTCCCGCGAGTTCGTTTCCTTCTTGCTGATGACGCTGGTGCTGGCAAGACCATCATGGCCGGCCTATTGATTCGAGAGCTTCAACTACATGGCTTGGTGGAACGAATTCTCATTGCATGCCCAGCAAATCTCTCTTTCCAGTGGCAGCGTGAACTCAAGGAGAAGTTCGACGAAAAGCATTGATATGATCTTCTACGAGCAACTGGGCAATGGCCGTCCCGCGCCCAGCTATGGCCGTAGCAACCAGACCGGAGTGGTGTTGGTGCTTCCCGGGGGCAAAGCCAATCTCGAGTTCGTCAGGATGGTCACGGAGGAGAGCCAGGCAGGGCGATCCCTCGGGCTCGACGAGTTGCTTGTGTTGAACCACTTGTGGCTCGAGCGACGCTTGACGACTGAAGAAGTGAGCACCATCACCCAGAAGCCGCAGGCTGATGGACGCGTCTGTCTTCAGCGGCTGGTCGAAGCGGGTCTGATCGAGTCTCGCGGCGAGCGAAAGGGCCGGACCTGGCACCTGTCGGCGGCGACGTACCGCAGGCTCGGGGAGACTGCGGCGTATGTCCGCCAGCGGGGCTTCCAA
Encoded proteins:
- a CDS encoding ATP-binding protein translates to MNAQGEKALASAQKRDSELGGSSSQWWNLAARWERSSQNLILAYRSLEKRIHDLDKALEARNKALEASLQERERLQELLVRILEGLPVGVLVWDLHGRLVRVNGTALRLLEREAWEGDGSIEGFLRSSLPENLLHRLLSCVSCGKSCYLEQRLRAKIGDNRPWIRFHGVPLKDGAGKQLGGLLTLEDLTEFKAMEEDMARRQRLAAMGEMAASIAHEVRNPLGSVQLFASLMAEEQSAEERIRMMEQIKGAIKSVDRLLCNLLNLARPLRASLQSLDPMELLRECFQFVEPLAKQKGIELLLESTDLRLEIQADRELLKQAVLNILLNSFQATDSGGTVHAWITARQQGGIAGEGDEFLEINLEDTGKGIPPEVLPRVFDPFFTTRSDGSGLGLCMVHNIMRCHGGSIWIDSEEGKGTKVKLRIPRMSLENIRE
- a CDS encoding tetratricopeptide repeat protein; translated protein: MDLSNSLESAHKEFQEGILTRRFHKAIQAFLDELARSEEPPWESEALWHVAEAYHRMRHFQEASAYWSRLLRKVPQGSLARAARAALAESLFQSRELEQALELCRVLIQELEGKRDISWALFRCGDSLYHLGEHKEATLWYQRALKLNPPLDSMPPESLENMARIALDRADAKEASWMSMTALGLYPEHPRARSWTLILARAMKLQNKFFQSSLLLNKLLDTEQKSREREIAGLILMSAASPCIGHPGLFRLSLGLEDPESIKKLIFNQEPGDRDLQLALGDLVECWSGSGRSLEAWEILESFNRGLQEDYIWPELRKALWKTGTTLVAQAMEMGRVEVAMEAFHWMAERIPGVRNDPALLLKAARLHERLGFFSTAADLYTRVRVLVGPGTKAQEAAMGLIRCHLGVGRLEEAFRVLRQEPSWGSSKATEAAILEWAGKISSPRGFQVAARFLEEVSSGMPTPESCKSLGLLSLEMKLCAPAVQLLKPVVESMEGHQSVSLAEVQVLMGDLLSCAGKEKEALRWYEKVAGRPQWADTEKWAALRILQLRAADESQENSLPYLERLTKEPPGSPWRVLVEDLKQRQSLGTSSSRKGAS
- a CDS encoding sigma-54 dependent transcriptional regulator, translated to MAEKGRILLAEDDSSARSAFSQFLLGLGYEVREASNGPDALDLLSEGHFDLVLTDLKLPGTDGMEILRAIQPRSPQTLGILMTGYGTIQNAIQAMRLGVFEYLLKPVNFEELQLVLERAREYQRLHMENRQYRQEIQRRFSPQNLIGHSESMRSILDLIEKVADSDSTVLIFGESGTGKELVARAIHYRSNRMDKPLVPINCAAIPGDLLESELFGYEKGAFTGAHKTKVGRFELANGGTLFLDEVGEMSPQLQVKLLRVLQERSFERLGGIKSIEVDVRIIAATNKDLEASIQEGKFREDLYYRLSVIPIQIPPLRDRKEDIPLLAEYFLENFNRQKNREVKSITPRAMDALVQYGWPGNVRELENLMERLVVLKRTGVIDLEDLPEKLQGAGSQEELGRILLPEGGIQLDAAVHRLEKELILQALRRTGGVKKEAARLLGMKRTTLIQKMKRNNIVFGDQPSPSESTL
- the motA gene encoding flagellar motor stator protein MotA, yielding MLAAVGIGIVLVAVLGGFLMEKGNLSVLIQPAELLIIFGSAAGSLVISSHGKMLGMIAGNLARIFSASATSRETYLELLLLLYQLFTKVRKQGLLSIEADVEDPAKSEVFSRFPKIMADKTALEFICDNFRVIVSTNMPPHELDSLLDIDIEAQQHEAMLPSSAVAKVADALPGLGIVAAVLGVVLTMGKISEPPEVLGHSIGAALVGTFLGVLSCYGFVGPLATRLEHLAKDGETKLQVIKTALVAFLGDAAPRIAVESGRRAIPNGERPSFLELEEAIKQWKQKT
- a CDS encoding flagellar motor protein MotB, producing MEAKNIIIKKGRKKGHGSGHGGSWKVAYADFVTAMMAFFLLLWLITMVEPEKRARVSNYFKKFSIFEKSGESHFDTSARKDLADVMNEKTAKPSERSQPGSVREGKRLLNPEDFKEKLKKEIETRLSDVKDQVLVETFEGGVRIQMMDKDGNPMFAIGKSELTQDARRILKVITDSLKENENPVAIEGHTDAFSYPTNRYTNWELSTERASAARKEMEAYGLPQERLIRVAGFAATDPLIKDNPYDPRNRRISVLLYTQNGSPTAPPSQPTAYARPPG
- a CDS encoding ATP-binding protein, which gives rise to MLHPACRLGHSVLYIKTWRLFADLACGRADGISQSCLRTHLKPDSLLLHDLAMKDLSLQQADHIYDLHR
- a CDS encoding SNF2-related protein, whose product is MSEQRSLREGQLLIGPLFNEPMRVETVQDNGNGTWVVGLVGTQSERFRKVTLTAQELANLTILDTGFSYDGDGRLLRLGLQAYSLGIAWEFDPYFGLSVSRVDPLPHQLEAVYDYLLKLPRVRFLLADDAGAGKTIMAGLLIRELQLHGLVERILIACPANLSFQWQRELKEKFDEKH